The Xenopus laevis strain J_2021 chromosome 4L, Xenopus_laevis_v10.1, whole genome shotgun sequence genomic sequence CTGTGGTGTAGAAAGACCTGCTCTGGTTGTCAATCTGCTTATCCATGTTATTctgcaataatatatttttactggGCTTTTACTAGTAGGTTTGACTGTGTATTTTGCACACATGAAGAACACAAACACACTGTTTGCCACTCTGCTTTTGTGTGCAGAGCATTGTTAATTTAAAGTTCACCATCATTCTCTTGGAAGTTTATTTCAACAGACCTACACTTGGTACTATATTTTATGGGATATTTATACCGAGTGCCTAATACAGGAAAATTTTAATcgaaatgcctttttatttgaaattccaTCACCTTGTTTTGGGTTTGGAGTGCCTGTCTCCCTGTATCTTCTAAAAAGGCTGACTTCTACATGTGCTTTTATTACCCAGGAGACCAGCCATTGATATTCTTGGCTTCTCTGATGAACTGGCAGCCTGCTGCTATGTCTCCGCTTCCATGGTTTGGAAGCAGGGAGCAGGAGAGGTGCACACACTGTAACTTCACTAATGTTGTTCCAAGCAAGCTTTTTTAACCATGGCTGAATGGAAATTTGGAACTGTAAATACCTGTCCTATTACCATACACTGTTGATGCTGTCCATATTGTGGGTGGATTGTTGCACTCAATGTATTGCTGCTGCTTAATTGTTTGGTTGGCTCTCCCTTGATAATTTCACATTCCAACAGACGACAAGAGAAACATTTTAATTACTATAAATTGGGACAGTCTGACATTGGGGGGCTACATATATAGAAATAGCATTTCCTAGATTGTATCTTTTCTGGGGACATACATCAAGATACCTTCTTTCATATGTTAAAAGTCtgtgtaaaattatatatttaacattatttGATGGAAATTCCCTTATTCCATTcttgcacatttattttttttaagctatGTTTAATTACAGAAATAAGATGGTTTTTAGGATGCCAATAGCCACCCAGCATCCAACTCCCAGGAACCTTTAATTAGGTATCTTCTGATTTGCTGAGTTGGAAGTTATTTTACAATTTCTGATAGCTATTTTCAGTTTCATGGCCTCCTTATAGACTGCCCCCCTGCCAAAAGATCGGCAATTGAGTCATGTAATTGGGCAACACATACCTTCTATATACATGCCAATTAACCACAAGCGGCTAATTAGCAGATTTAAAATCTCCCCACatgcacacatacacaaacacacacaaacacgtTAAAAGCTTTTTGCTATTTCAAGTGGAAAAAAGAATCTTATGGGCATATGGAGCAATTAGTGACAGCGTATCAAAGCAAGCAGAGAGGGGATATGCAAATCAGGCCCGTGTCAACTTGTGTAGTCTTTGTTAGGGATCTAACGAGAATATGGAAATGAGCATGGATGATAGGAGCCAGGAAAAAAATGAGCCACTTATCTTGTGTAACTCTCTCGCTGCCTGGGAGGATTTCAGCTTAAAGTCTTCCATAGAGTTAAGGACAATTGAGATGATGTCTGATTTGGATTTCTCTGCCCTTGCACTTCTAAATTGGTCTGTTTCAAGGACAATCATTTATCTGAGATTCCAGGCAAGTCTGTTTGGGACATGGGAGGAACTATCCATTGCATAGCCAGTGCAGTGTCCAGACAATGGAGgcttacatttgtattatttgatggactgagaaaaaaaaaatagaccgcTACAAGGACACACTTCCACATTATCAGAAATTTCCTGCATTCATTTATTAAGGCTATTTTAACTGCTGGTTTTTATAACAGTAACTGTCTCTTTCCCCCACTACAGTTCTCAGCCAttagtaacatactgtatgtcagtaCTGCCATGGAACTATTGTGTTTGGCCTGGGCCTTCCTCCTGCACAAAGAACTGGGTGGGGCTTCACTGTGCAGGAGACCCTGTTAAATTAGGCTGCAGTCAAGCAGTACAGTACCTCCAGTCCTATATACAGGTAAAATATACCAACCAACATTCAGTATGAGTAAAAGCCTGCAAGGAAGGGCTCATCACAGCTAAGATGTAGAGTCAATTAATTTTAATGTGCCATCTTAAAGCCTGTTAGGAAACCCATATACAGTATCCATGAGTTTGATTGGAAGAAGAAGACTTCCTTCACGCCAGTTTTAATTTGCATTGAACCTTCCAAGCCTACTCTGTTCAAGTTGTTGAGacagctaggggcagatttattgtgtGGTGAAAAAACCACACATCTTCAGGCATTGATGTGTAATAAAAcggcatacattttttaaacttctgctagaacttacttacaaaggtctaaagcagtataaaataatggctgaaaatctggcgttcacattgtgtaaaataacacacaccttgataaatttgccatttattttacatggctttttatattgttttttttcggcaaatttcattttacaaagcatgataaataggcccccagaGAAGGCAGCTAGAGGCAGGACACGCTTTGTGTTTCCCCTGTAAGGGGACAACAAATGGAACAGTTACATTCTTTGAAATCTCCCCATTTGTGTGGACTGGAATATAGCAGTGATATATTTGTTTGGCCCAAATAAGAGAATCAGAACAGTTGACAGGGAGGAGGTGATCCTGTTCCTCTCTGTTCTTATACAATCGACTTTCTAACATGAAtcatgaaagactatattcaaTGGTATTGACCGAACAAGACAGTGAGGGCAAAGCTGCCTATCCaaagtagggaagaagcacaccagttCAGCTAGGCAGTATAGaacgcacaagctttcggggtccaaCCCCTTCTTCAGGTGCAAGGGGttggaccccgaaagcttgtgcgttctatacttctgcaaataaatgtgctaaaagGCATTGTCTAGCTGAACtggtgttagggttgccaccgtttataattttttttaccggctgctgggtgGCGGGGCTTCAAATGGGCggggcgtgatgtcaaaaggggcgtgacgtgatgtcaaagggggcggagccacgcgacggagacctagaagaggcaaaaaaaaaaggtaagttgcaggggattgggggcaggccaagggctccttttgatcgtattacaaatttaccggcagctacattgccggtaaatttgtaataccggccccggccatagcagctagaagaaaagaaaagaaaataccggccaggtggcaaccctaatggtgtgcttcttccctactttGGATTGTTGCAGTGTTGGGCTTGGAAGTGGCCTGGGATATGGATGCACCCGGCAAtatgaagtaagtggtgtgcggcaaattcaaaagtattggCAAAACTGCCTAACCATATCTATGCACAAAAAAATCAGACTCCCTGCACCCACTGGTATGGAAAATAACTGAATAGCCTTTAGATTCTTCTACAAGTCACAATCAGCCAGTTCCTATTCTCACTCTGTTATGTATAACGAGCTCTGTTTCAAAGTAAAGATATATTACAAGCTGAAAATGTATGTGACATAATGTATTCAGAGCATGAgacttatttatttctttatttatgggATAATACATGCATGCCACTATTTTCAAACTGATATGGAAAATGGATTGGTGCTTTTATTAAACATGAGCAGAACATGGAGTCTTATGATTCTGTGCTCATTAGCAGTACAATAAAGAACACACAcacgtatacagtatatatatatatatatatatatatatatatatatatatatatatatatatatatatatatatatatatatatatatatatatatagagtgagaGAGAATGATAACTATTGATATggatatttattttctctttaaagtgcCTTTCCTTTACACAAGATTTTTAGATAAGTATATATTGAATGCCTCTCCAAATCAGGATAATTATACCATTCTGGGTTACAAATTGTATGCGGAGAGAAAGGTGATGTAATACTGAGTGCCTCCTATGCCACATCATGTTGCTGGTCCTTGTGAAGGAGTAGGGGGTAAATCAGTAAGGATTTTATAAGGAAAATATCCAATCTTTGTTCAACGAAAGCTTACATTATCAGCCATCTTCCGCTTAGGCACATCTGCTTTATTATATCTTGTATTTGTAATTGGTGTGGAGTTCTGGTTTTATATTATATGCTAAATCCAACAGTTCCTTTAACACCCCCTCCTTGTATTTATTGTAACTGGAGCTGTAGAACTGAATCTTCTCGACAGTTTGCTCCTCTATCTTCACTGCCAGGTTACCCTGGGACCCCATGACCTGGAGAAAGATAACCAGATACAGtgtcattatcatttatttctttttcgAGGCATATGTAGCCGTGGGctcaaattaaataataaagtataCTAGACATTTTGAGTATCGTGTCATTTCCGTAAATGATGCACCGAGCTATAGGAAATGTGGCATCTTGAGTGTGCATTAAGACTTTTTCAATATTAAATTGGATTTTTATAGATCTTTATTTTGTGAAAATGATGTATATAAATGGGCCATAAGTTGGTAATACTCTTATACGtttgtattaatacatttgtattgagaattcataaaaatattaatattttgcaaTAATATTTGCTCCCCTAtgctaaaaaataaagatttatattGGGAATAACAACTGGAAccaaaattacaatttgcaaAAATGAACAATGATGTGAACTCTTAAGATGTGTAATTATTACTAGCAGTTGCAAGACGAACCAGGCTATGTGAAGGCATTGATCATCTATCCCTTCCCATTCCTATGAGAAATTGTAACATTGCCCTAGGCCCAGGGGGAGTGATTATAGTTGATGTTCTGTCATCTATATAAGAAAAGGTAGAACATGGTTCTGTCTCTTTAGACTCTACTCCAGGAGGAGGTGGATGCAGCTGGAGAGACTGAGGTAGGAGACCTCAGTACGACAATTGCCCTAAGTAGCCAAAGTCAGGGAAAAAggatttcataaataaataaacatagtgGTAAGACAGCACCTGCCATAGAACTCTCTTGGGGTCATTTACAATCCAGGGGACATGtgtaaaaacattaaggggcccaagCGAGCACCCCTTAGTGCCCCCCATGCTGGAAGACAGGGCCCCGATATGGTCTGCACCTCTTTCTGCTCCTACCTTGTACCTCAGAATGATGTGGAAGATAGGGATGGGGAGATGGTTGGAAAGGAGGATGCCTGTGTTCCTCTAAAAGGGAGTGCAGAGGCCTGTGGCTAGCTGCTCAATGCCCCATGCATTgggaaaattgcaaaaaaattgccaataattgtggccttttttattgcagttagcacactgcatggggcattgtaaatgacctGTTTGGTGTGCCAGAGAGATAGGGCTAGCTAGTTTAGCAAATTGTGCTCCACTAATAGGAGTATAGTGTGGGGTAGTTCCACAGGCGATATCAACCAGACTGTAGGGAGTGATAGAGTGGGAAATCCCTTGGAGCAGACTGTTAGGATCCTGGTACATTGAGGACAGCGTAATATCCATTGTGAACTCAGTGTGTGATATGATATTATAACCCTAAAATATTTGGTTTACAGGGGAACCATCTTTCTGTTTAATAAATCTACTGTTACTGCGTATGAACCACTGCCAGTGCCACCCAAGTCTCTTTGTGATAGTTACAGTCAGCTTGGAGACCCTTCCTCCAATAGTTTTGAGAGGGCCCAGCTGAGATAAGGAGTCAGAGcgtaacatgaaaaaaatgagaGAAGGCATTCCGCCCTTGAGAGCAGTTGTAGTACACTATacccaaagaaaaaaagtataatgtAGTATTGCAGTTTTATGCAGTATGATCAGATTCTTCTGATTTTAGTTTAAATGGGAACTGCATATACCTAATTTACATAAACATTTAATTCACATGTTCAGCAACTGGCTGAATTTGtgtaagttgtttttttattgctgaaTCATATCCTATTCCTTATGGGAAACCTTATGAAAAAAGCTCAGAAACAAGCTGTGGACAGAAAATGTCTGATCTGACATGAGAACACTGATTACTGGTAAGAAAtgggaacaatacatttgtgtttCCCATACTCATAAATAAACATCCAGGAGGAGCACCACCAAAATACATATTAACCTGCCTGGGTGCGAGTGAAACACTGAGCTTTACCAAATGTAGCACCCTACTCTACAGGGCATATTCAAACAGTTTTATTAAAAAGGTTTCCAAGCATTGCCTTACTTAGAGTGACCAAGGAAGGCCACGGTAGGTGCCCAAAACATTGCAATatgcttttatttaataataaaaaaccccAGTGATTTcatctttccttctcttttaattgctttttttaatattccCATTTCTTACAAGTATGTTCTCATGTAACACCTGTTCATTtctcagtttatttttttaatatataatattaaaaataagatTCTTTCAGACTGTTCTAGTCACATTGAGAGCCACTGAACAAGACATGGTGAGTAGGGGGTTGATGGCAGGGTTATTATTTGTGAGCAGTAACCCACTGTTTGTCATATCATTGTACAATGCACCACTCACAGACGTCTGAATGCGCCGGAAGTCTG encodes the following:
- the atp6v1g3.L gene encoding V-type proton ATPase subunit G 3; the protein is MASQSQGIQQLLQAEKRAKDKLEEAKKRKNKRLRQAKEEATADIDQYRLKREADFRRIQTSVMGSQGNLAVKIEEQTVEKIQFYSSSYNKYKEGVLKELLDLAYNIKPELHTNYKYKI